In one Solanum lycopersicum chromosome 11, SLM_r2.1 genomic region, the following are encoded:
- the LOC138339236 gene encoding adenylate isopentenyltransferase 5, chloroplastic-like produces the protein MSTFINNEEFNKKKVIFIMGATGTGKSRLSVDVATHFEGEIINSDKMQVYKGLEIVTNKITYAEKQGVRHYLLGEIKPDSDFTAEDFCLQAVVYIEKILKNQRVPIIVGGSNSYIEKLVEDPVFMFKYKYDSCFIWIDVEQSVLNHRVEMRVDQMVKEGLVDEVRQIFIPDADYTKGIRRSIGVPEMDRYLREETNIDGDDESKQMILQASISSIKRNTRMLICNQLDKIQRLISEKMWSVHHIITMDVFKEAREEDIDEAWRNTVLQPCLDIVKTYLKSDHHNYY, from the exons ATGAGtactttcatcaacaatgaaGAGTTCAACAAGAAAAAAGTGATCTTCATAATGGGGGCCACAGGAACGGGAAAATCCCGTCTCTCTGTTGACGTTGCCACCCATTTTGAAGGAGAAATAATCAACTCGGATAAAATGCAGGTTTACAAGGGACTTGAAATTGTTACAAACAAGATCACATACGCTGAGAAACAAGGTGTACGACActatttgttag GTGAAATTAAACCAGATTCAGACTTCACAGctgaagatttttgtttgcaagctgtcgtctatatagaaaaaatactgAAGAATCAACGTGTTCCAATTATTGTTGGAGGGTCCAATTCATATATCGAAAAACTTGTTGAAGATCCTGtgttcatgttcaaatataagtatgatagttgctttatttggattgatgttGAGCAATCAGTCTTGAACCATAGAGTTGAAATGAGGGTTGATCAAATGGTCAAAGAAG GGCTAGTAGATGAGGTGCGACAGATTTTCATTCCAGATGCAGATTACACCAAAGGAATCCGACGGTCCATCGGTGTCCCCGAAATGGACAGATATTTAAGggaagaaacaaatatagacggagatgatgaatcaaagcagatgattcttcaagcttcaatttcaAGTATTAAGCGTAACACTCGTATGTTAATTTGTAACCAACTTGACAAGATTCAACGATTAATAAGCGAGAAAATGTGGTCAGTGCATCATATAATTACTATGGACGTTTTCAAAGAAGCCAGAGAAGAAGATATTGACGAAGCATGGAGGAATACTGTTTTGCAACCATGCCTAGATATTGTGAAGACATATCTCAAAAGCGATCATCACAATTATTATTGA